Proteins from a genomic interval of Bradyrhizobium sp. CCGB01:
- a CDS encoding adenylate/guanylate cyclase domain-containing protein — MKQEISEEQRKSGILTGAVIAFLLLALPLAVWLDLTELSKTALRRQAADLNSVITSVRSYYASNVVGRILANPGGATRVVHNYESVPGAIPIPATLSLELGRVIGAQQENITYRFVSDFPFQNRAAHQLDKFEKDALDALRKDPEQKIVETETSLFSDKVRLVAPVTMGPACVSCHNSHPESPKKDWKVGDVRGIQEVIIAQPIAANIFSFKFLLAYFLIAAGCGLSFLSLQRRQAGRIKGMNKELESANDFLASLSMKISRYIPPQVYKSIFSGQKDVTIHTERKKLTIFFSDIQNFTATAERLQPELLTQLLNEYFTEMSAIAHEYGGTIDKFIGDAMLIFFGDPETRGDRADAQACLQMAWRMQQRLAELNAKWRASGIEQPFRSRMGINSGYCNVGNFGSSDRMDYTIIGAEANLAARLQSIAEPGGIVLSYETFALVSDIVRAHALPAITMKGISREVIPYSVDALNDAAAERSGVITERAPGLELYLDPAVVKSGDAARVRALLESALASLKPA; from the coding sequence GTGAAACAAGAGATCTCCGAAGAACAACGCAAGAGCGGCATCCTGACGGGCGCCGTGATCGCCTTTCTCCTGCTCGCTCTGCCGCTCGCGGTGTGGCTGGACCTGACCGAGCTCAGCAAGACGGCGCTGCGCCGGCAGGCCGCCGATCTCAATTCGGTGATCACGAGCGTGCGCAGCTACTACGCGTCCAACGTGGTCGGCCGCATCCTGGCCAACCCTGGCGGCGCCACCAGGGTCGTGCACAATTACGAATCCGTCCCCGGTGCGATCCCGATTCCGGCGACGCTGTCGCTGGAGCTCGGACGGGTGATCGGCGCGCAGCAGGAGAACATCACCTACCGCTTCGTCTCGGATTTCCCGTTCCAGAACCGCGCCGCGCACCAGCTCGACAAGTTCGAGAAGGACGCGCTCGATGCGCTTCGCAAGGATCCCGAGCAGAAGATCGTCGAGACCGAGACCTCGCTGTTCTCCGACAAGGTCCGCCTGGTCGCGCCTGTTACCATGGGCCCGGCCTGCGTGAGCTGTCACAACAGCCACCCCGAGAGCCCGAAGAAGGACTGGAAGGTGGGAGACGTCCGCGGCATCCAGGAGGTGATCATCGCCCAGCCGATCGCCGCCAACATCTTCTCGTTCAAGTTCCTCCTGGCCTATTTCCTGATCGCCGCCGGCTGCGGCCTGTCGTTCCTCTCGCTTCAGCGTCGCCAGGCCGGCCGTATCAAGGGCATGAACAAGGAGCTGGAATCCGCCAACGACTTCCTGGCCTCCTTGTCGATGAAGATCTCGCGCTACATCCCGCCGCAAGTCTACAAGAGCATTTTCAGCGGCCAGAAGGACGTCACTATCCACACCGAGCGCAAGAAGCTCACCATCTTCTTCTCCGACATCCAGAACTTTACCGCGACCGCCGAGCGGCTCCAGCCGGAGTTGCTGACCCAGCTCCTCAACGAATATTTCACCGAGATGTCGGCGATCGCGCATGAATATGGCGGCACCATCGACAAGTTCATCGGCGATGCCATGCTGATCTTCTTCGGCGATCCCGAGACCAGGGGCGACCGTGCCGACGCGCAGGCCTGCCTGCAGATGGCCTGGCGCATGCAGCAGCGCCTTGCCGAGCTCAATGCGAAATGGCGGGCGTCCGGCATCGAGCAGCCGTTCCGCTCGCGCATGGGCATCAATTCCGGCTATTGCAATGTCGGCAATTTCGGCAGCAGCGATCGCATGGACTACACCATCATCGGCGCCGAAGCGAACCTCGCCGCGCGCCTGCAATCGATCGCCGAGCCCGGCGGCATCGTGCTGAGCTACGAGACCTTCGCGCTGGTCAGCGATATCGTCCGCGCCCACGCGCTGCCGGCGATCACGATGAAGGGCATCAGCCGCGAGGTGATTCCCTATTCGGTCGACGCGCTGAACGACGCGGCGGCGGAGCGAAGCGGCGTCATCACTGAGCGCGCGCCCGGCCTGGAGCTTTATCTCGATCCGGCGGTGGTGAAGTCCGGTGATGCAGCACGGGTGCGCGCGCTGCTGGAGAGCGCGCTGGCCTCGCTGAAGCCGGCGTGA
- a CDS encoding enolase C-terminal domain-like protein, with product MTETIRIKSFNARPVIVPMNLPLKTSTGAVAKAPLVLIDCETDQGAVGHAYLFSITPSALKPLTAMVTEMSELLAGDELLPFEIERKLAQRFTLLGLAGLQRLAQSGIDMAAWDALARCKGLPLARLLGGAPKPVRAYNSKGLGIMPAGAAVEEAHKLLAEGFQAAKIRVGRPDARDDLAVVRAIRKAVGDQVTLMCDYNQALTVTEAIRRGEMLDDEGLTWIEEPIRHDDYEGCARIADALGTPVQIGENFDSAFSMQTALTAEACDYVMPDVQRIGGVTGWLRAAALAHAAGIEMSTHLFSEVSAHLLCVTPTAHWLEYVDWADAVLSTRLKIKDGFALPSEEPGNGIAWDEAAVRKYLVE from the coding sequence ATGACCGAGACCATCCGCATCAAGAGCTTCAACGCGCGGCCCGTGATCGTGCCGATGAATTTGCCGCTGAAAACCTCGACCGGGGCCGTCGCCAAGGCCCCGCTGGTGCTGATCGACTGCGAGACCGACCAGGGCGCGGTGGGGCATGCCTATCTGTTCTCGATCACGCCTTCGGCCCTGAAGCCGCTGACGGCGATGGTCACGGAAATGTCGGAGCTGCTCGCCGGCGACGAGCTGTTGCCGTTCGAGATCGAGCGCAAGCTCGCCCAGCGCTTCACGCTGCTCGGCCTCGCCGGCCTGCAGCGGCTGGCGCAATCCGGCATCGACATGGCGGCCTGGGACGCGCTGGCCCGTTGCAAGGGCCTGCCGCTGGCGCGCCTGCTCGGCGGCGCGCCGAAGCCGGTGCGTGCCTATAATTCGAAGGGGCTCGGCATCATGCCGGCGGGCGCCGCGGTGGAGGAAGCCCACAAGCTGCTGGCCGAAGGTTTCCAGGCCGCGAAGATCCGCGTCGGCCGGCCCGATGCGCGCGACGATCTCGCCGTGGTGCGCGCAATACGAAAAGCCGTCGGCGATCAGGTCACGCTGATGTGCGACTACAACCAGGCACTCACGGTCACCGAGGCCATCCGCCGCGGCGAGATGCTCGACGACGAAGGGCTGACCTGGATCGAGGAGCCGATCCGCCACGACGATTATGAGGGCTGCGCCCGCATTGCCGATGCGCTGGGCACGCCAGTGCAGATCGGCGAGAACTTTGACAGCGCGTTCTCGATGCAGACCGCGCTGACCGCGGAAGCCTGCGACTACGTGATGCCGGATGTCCAGCGCATCGGCGGCGTCACCGGCTGGCTGCGCGCCGCCGCGCTGGCGCACGCCGCCGGCATCGAGATGTCGACGCATCTGTTCTCGGAAGTGAGCGCGCATCTTCTGTGCGTGACGCCAACCGCGCACTGGCTGGAATATGTCGATTGGGCCGACGCCGTGCTTTCGACGCGGCTGAAGATCAAGGACGGTTTTGCATTGCCGAGCGAAGAGCCGGGGAACGGGATCGCGTGGGACGAGGCGGCGGTGAGGAAGTATCTGGTGGAGTGA